The genomic interval GGTCCCCCAGCCTGCTCTATTTCAAATCTCTGTCTTCTTGCCAGATGTGGAATAGACCTTTGAGATTAATGAAGAAGTATTAGCACATAAGCATGTGTTTTCCTGTTGCTGTGCAAGAGCCAAGAGGTGTCTCAAGAGTAAAGGAGCAATCACTGATATGAACAGGGAggccctgcaccttctctgtGGCTCTGGTGTGTCAGCACAAACACCTGCTAGAGCACGAGGAGCCTGGTGAAGCTTCAGATCCCTTAGGGAGGTGGGTTTCCTGTGAGGAGAAGGGGATGTGCACTTCAGGAAGCACTCCTCAAGAAAATAATGAGGGCTAAGGTTGCACTTGGAGATTAAAAGCTTaattaaggaaaacaaaaagtcaTTGGCTGTCTCTTGTAAACAGGCAGAAAGGCAGTGAGAACACAACAAGGTTGGCTGGTGagtaaacaactggaaaaaagTGACCTCTGGATAGAGCTGAATGGGATTTTATCAGCCTTAATGACAGAGATTAGGTTGTGCAGCTTGCCcatcaggcagctctgctcagggcctGGAATGATGTGAAATAAATGCAAACTGACCTGAGCAGCTGAGTCTGCAGCTACACAAAATTTAAAGAGCTCCAGTCTTGCCCACAGGCAAATTCCTGGTGGTGTGGGAGAGGGCTGTGGCTGCATGTGGGGATTTGTAGTTACAGTGACCACACCTTTGGTggagttgtttttttgggtttgttggtgttttttcctttgactCTGCAGCCTTGCAGGTTGTCCTTGTGTCCTGTTCTCCATCCAAAAACTCATTGCTATGTCTAAGCCTCAAATTTCCAGGGCTCTGTAAACAGTAACAGCCACAGCCATCCTGTGCCCCTCCTTGTGTGTTCTATCTGTTGGATTTACCTTCTGTCTCTTTCCTCTGCTCAGAAAGTGTCTGGGGAGCTGAACTTCAAGATTCGGGCTGAGTTTGCTCGCCTTCATCAGAtcctggaggaagaggagagagctgtgctggcagggctgggtgagcaggaggagcagtccctggcccagctgcacaggcaGGTTGGCCAGCTGGAGGAGGggatggcagtgctgcagagggacATCGAGCACGTCAGGCAGACCCTGAGCAAGATGGAAGATGTGTCACTGCTGGAGGTGAGGTGCTTTGCTGACTCTGGCAGGAGGTTGAGGGATATTTCAGGAGCTCAGATTGGGATGGGGGTGTCTTAAATGACAGCACTAGGCTGTACCCCACAGTTATTCTCACTGCCATCCCTCTGGATTATCTACCCCATCCCCTGGATTCTGGAGATTTTAGCCACAAGGGATACAGTGACATCAGATGTGGTGGGTCTTAGGAGCCTTCCTCATTCTCCATCCAAGTGCCCAAACAgttttctccaggctgcagtTTCTGGTAGCTTGGtttcctctctctgtgctgtgtggcagcaggaggcaggaCAAGGAACTTATTTGTGCAGCTGCATGAATTAGAGTTGCTGCTAAttctctctgcttctccctGCAGGTGGAGAGCCTGGATATCAGGTACGTGTGTGGCATGAAAGAAGCTGATTCCCTTTTCAGGAGCTTATCTTAGTCCCTGGCTGGGACCACATGGGAGAGGCACTTTATCTCAagttttaaaaaccacaaagtGTTCAGGAAGTTGCTGGTGCTGTGCAAGGTGGAGGTTGGTCCCCAGCATACACTGGATGCTCTTCCTGGGGAGCCTCCTATGTGTTGACATGGCTAGAAGTGTGGATAGAGGAGAGAGTGGAATGGGTGCAAGAGCCATGTGTGCTGCAAGAGGGAACAGACTTTGGGTGCTTCATCTTCCCCCTGCCCTTCCTTACTACTCATGAGGCTGCCAAAGTGACCCTGAGGTGCAAGTTTGTCTGAAGTGGGAGTAGTTGAGGGCCAGAACTGCCATAGGGgagtgtgtccctgtcccctccctccctgggatGCAGCCTGACTCCACAGGCCTGCCCAGGAGTCCTGTTGGGTGTGCTGGATGTGAGTTTGCCAGGAATCACTGTTCCacaagcagtgctgctgcctctgtctTGGACACCTCTGCCCTGAGCCACTCACTGCACTGGGGGCAGAGCAAGCAGAGACATTTGTGTCCTGTCTTTACCAAATCTGTCGCCTGCAGCactgtcctgcagccctgcccgtgctttccctgcctgcactggcagtgccccagcagaGGGATGACCCTGCCTGCCTCTCTCTGCCCCAGGCCCTCGGTGAGTGTTGAGACCCAGCCTGCCCTGGacctgcagcactacagggacagccacagtgGGCCCTTGCAGTACATCTTCTGGAGGCAGATGCTGCGCTCCATCTGCCCTGGTGAGCACGtcctgggagggatggaggtggTGGAACAGGGATGCTCTGCACAGGGAGTGTACAGCCAGTAACATGTCACACTTGAtgtctctgcagctcctgccccgcTCACCTTTGACCCTGAGTCAGCCCACCCCAACCTGGTCCTGTCCAGGGAtctgacagcagtgacagagagGGACCGAGCCCAGCGTGTCCCCGCCAGCCCTCGGCGCTTCCGCCAGTGCGTCAACGTGCTGGGCTCGCAGGCCTTCGACCGTGGCCAGCACTACTGGGAGGTCTGGGTGGGCAGCAAAACCAAGTGGGACCTGGGGGTGGCTGCTGAGGCCGTGGACAGGGCAGCCAAGgtcaggctgtgcccagagaACGGCTACTGGACACTGCGCCTGCGGAACAGGACCGAGTACTGGGCCAGCGCCAGCCCCTGGGTGCGCCTGGCTCCCCGGCGGCCCCCGCGCAAAGTGGGCGTCTTCCTGGACTGCCAGGAGGGCACCGTGGCTTTCTTTGATGCTGGGGACATGTCCCACCTCTTCACCTTCCACCAGGTCTCTGCAGAGAGATACTGCCCCTTCTTCAGCACCTGCTTCAGTGACGGGAGGGACAACGGGGAGCCCATGCGCCTCTGTCACCTGGCGCTGTGAGGGTGCACTGGGACACCAAcctggctcctgcccagggctgtgctgggggccagctctgcacacacaagCCTGAGGGTGTTGGAGGAGCTGGTTTGGGTTGTTCTGGGAGGAAGGAGGGTATGAGTCTCTTCCCAGGTCCTGTCTGccctcctttccctgtgccGTGGCTGTGGTTGCCACAAGGCATTCACAGGGGTTCCTGGCACCCCTAGAAGAACAACCTCCCCttcctgagcacagcacaggaagtGTTACTGCTGTTACAGTTCAGTAACAGCAGCCacggggctgcagggcagggggctgtgagttgctggcacctcctgcctctctgtgcTCCCACCCATCAGCCCCATGGAGGAGGGCAGCAGTCCCGGGCACCATCGGGTGCCTCTCAACCCCGCATCCCGACCATCCATCCGTGCTCTGCTGCAAGGGCTTcccggggcagggctgcggGCCGGCAGCAGAGGGAGCTCGGTGCACAGCCTGGGGACTGCAGCGCGGCTCCTTCACCTCGGTTGCTATTAAAGCTCATTAGAAAGCCGCTggtgcctgctggggctgctcagggcttgTCTGCTGGGGgtttctcctgctctggggggtggcacagcctggggcacccagagccctgctccagccctggctctcctgtgcctgcagcgCAGGAGGCTCAAACAGCCACTGCTCCCATGTAGTTCCTTGGAGTGCTCCCTTGACATCTCACAGTGGCTTTTCACCATTTGCTGTTTGAGAACAGGGCAGAGAGGCTCTGAGCCTAGCCCTGATCTTGGGCTACAGTGTTTTAAGATTTGGCCATctctggcctggctgggtgTTAAGGATTTGTACATGTGGAAAATGCCAAGTGCCAATTCTTTCAAATTCAGCAGGAATGTGGCTCTTTTTTCCTGTCAGCCCCCTgtggccctgctggcagcactggacctgcaggagggagggcagggtcCCTGTGAGGGCAGGTCCAGGGGTTTGGCTGCTGTGGTTGTGACCAGGAGGTGCTGGCAGTGTCTCTGCCTCACGAGtcagcagaggtgctgggatGGGTCCAAGCCTGGCTGATGGAATGGTGGGTGGGAGGGAGGATGGCAGTGCCTGGGGTGGGTGGAAATGTCATGTTTTTCTCACCCAAATCCATTCCAGGCTcaaagcagaggccaaagctcCCCAATACTATGTAGTCCCAGTGCTGGCTGGAGCCAGATACCTCTGGCAGAGGCTCAGCTTTCTGTGGCATGGGAAGGGCCAGGTGTGAGGCtttccagctcccacagctgggcacagggacactcccTTCACTGGCCAtctgcctgcccagcagggatggcacaggggccctgtggtgtcacaagggctgtttcctctcctgcatagccctgctgcactgtgccagggctgggagtgcctgcggcctgtgccagggcaggagaggaaggcagaggtgaggatgtcctgtgcagggctcaggcagatgtgtcctgtgcaggagggctgagcacagcccagggctgctcccagtgcctgggaaacctctgctctgtgcagccttgCTCATGGGTCGGGTGTGGAGGGGATGCTGGCAGTatgtgctccctcctggcccCTGGTTGGCCTTTAGCCAGTGAGTGCTGAGCCCATAGGCTGGACTCAGCCTCCTCCCAGCTCTAATGTCCTCCTCTCACTGCCCCACAACCTCAGCTGCAATAAGAGTGGAGAAGAAAGGGCTGTTGGCTTGGAAATGCAGGGCTGTGTTACCCCCTGCAAGGGAGCCTCTGGAAAGGTGAGGCTGGTCTGAtcacagcagggaaagctgaAACCCAtcagctccccagcctgcagcaggcagtgtcCCCGAGG from Zonotrichia leucophrys gambelii isolate GWCS_2022_RI chromosome 13, RI_Zleu_2.0, whole genome shotgun sequence carries:
- the LOC135453816 gene encoding zinc-binding protein A33-like, producing the protein MAGSSQERSLREELTCAICCELFSEPVMLDCMHHYCRGCIVRYWDSCARGPSCPQCRRSCPGRAFRTHYLLAGLVDKVRRCGSREHRHRMQKHLEDALQARQKELEKLLQKKRVVQEDICSLTKVSGELNFKIRAEFARLHQILEEEERAVLAGLGEQEEQSLAQLHRQVGQLEEGMAVLQRDIEHVRQTLSKMEDVSLLEVESLDIRPSVSVETQPALDLQHYRDSHSGPLQYIFWRQMLRSICPAPAPLTFDPESAHPNLVLSRDLTAVTERDRAQRVPASPRRFRQCVNVLGSQAFDRGQHYWEVWVGSKTKWDLGVAAEAVDRAAKVRLCPENGYWTLRLRNRTEYWASASPWVRLAPRRPPRKVGVFLDCQEGTVAFFDAGDMSHLFTFHQVSAERYCPFFSTCFSDGRDNGEPMRLCHLAL